The proteins below come from a single Bacteroidota bacterium genomic window:
- a CDS encoding RecQ family ATP-dependent DNA helicase codes for MLLLPEQILEKYWGYKQFRPLQKDIISSLINGNDTLGLMATGGGKSICYQVPALLMNGLCLVVSPLIALMHDQVEDLTARGIKAINLSGSIGFKETDMLLDNCIYGGYKFLFVSPEKLENKLLLARLEKMNISFLAVDEAHCVSQWGYDFRPSYLKINLIRDILPSIPVLALTATATKTVVDDIVKELRFKNGFQLFKSTFLRSNLSYSVFEEENKLKKLETILAKVKGTSIVYVRNRRKTKEISDYLNRKNIDADFYHAGLSAKQRIDKQYNWISNSCRVIVATNAFGMGINKPDVRSVVHLDLPDSPEAYFQEAGRAGRDEKKAYAVLLYSKADVLNARKNEELANIGKEELIKMYNLLCNYLQVPIGMGEGSTFYFDIKKFSTTYKLNAQVVFSTLKIIQEEGYISLSENFKNKSQLFFTVSKHDLYSFQLANDKFDSLIKTILRMYGGLFDNYSGISEIDIARKLDSSSDTIKKDLLLLQKQNIVSYIPVEDLPILTLIKPRLDSKNIYVDTKKIKQRVLRYKQRLDWMLEYITNSDKCRTRLLCAYFDEILQQNCDVCDVCNAHKNELSAKEFEKIEAHILELLKKGNITLEELKTKLPIFKEKKIVEVVRWLHEYKKIVLKNTALSLK; via the coding sequence ATGTTGCTATTACCTGAACAAATACTTGAAAAATATTGGGGTTATAAGCAATTTAGACCACTACAAAAGGATATTATTTCATCTCTTATTAATGGAAACGATACACTAGGCTTAATGGCTACCGGAGGTGGTAAATCCATTTGCTATCAAGTTCCGGCTTTATTGATGAATGGTTTGTGTTTAGTTGTTTCTCCTTTAATTGCACTAATGCACGATCAAGTGGAAGATCTTACCGCTAGAGGTATAAAAGCCATTAATTTAAGTGGTTCTATCGGCTTTAAAGAAACCGATATGCTATTAGATAATTGTATTTATGGTGGGTACAAGTTTTTGTTTGTGTCGCCCGAAAAGCTCGAGAATAAACTTCTATTGGCAAGGTTAGAAAAAATGAACATCTCATTTTTGGCTGTGGACGAAGCTCATTGTGTATCTCAATGGGGATATGATTTCAGGCCAAGCTATTTAAAAATAAATTTAATTAGAGATATTCTTCCCTCAATTCCGGTATTAGCGCTTACTGCAACTGCTACCAAAACAGTAGTGGATGATATTGTAAAAGAACTAAGGTTTAAAAATGGGTTTCAACTGTTTAAATCTACTTTTTTAAGGTCGAATTTAAGTTACTCTGTTTTTGAAGAAGAAAATAAATTGAAAAAGTTGGAAACTATACTTGCCAAGGTAAAAGGAACCAGTATTGTTTATGTAAGGAATAGAAGGAAGACAAAAGAGATATCCGATTATTTGAATAGAAAGAATATTGATGCCGATTTCTATCATGCCGGATTATCTGCCAAACAGCGCATTGATAAGCAATACAACTGGATTTCCAATTCGTGTAGAGTAATTGTTGCTACCAATGCTTTTGGTATGGGTATTAATAAACCCGATGTAAGAAGCGTTGTTCATTTAGATTTGCCCGATTCTCCGGAAGCTTATTTTCAAGAGGCCGGAAGAGCAGGTAGAGATGAAAAAAAAGCGTATGCTGTTTTGTTGTATTCAAAAGCAGATGTGCTTAATGCTCGAAAGAACGAAGAGTTGGCCAATATAGGAAAGGAAGAACTAATTAAAATGTACAACTTGCTTTGCAATTACTTGCAAGTGCCTATTGGAATGGGCGAGGGAAGTACTTTTTACTTTGATATAAAAAAATTTAGCACTACGTATAAGCTAAATGCACAAGTTGTTTTTTCTACACTAAAAATAATTCAGGAAGAGGGATATATTTCATTGTCAGAAAATTTTAAGAACAAGTCGCAGCTTTTTTTTACAGTTTCTAAGCATGATTTATACTCATTTCAACTAGCCAATGATAAATTCGATTCGTTGATAAAAACAATATTGAGAATGTATGGAGGACTTTTCGATAATTACAGCGGAATTAGTGAGATTGATATTGCAAGAAAGTTAGATTCTTCTAGTGATACCATTAAAAAAGATCTATTGCTACTTCAAAAGCAAAATATTGTGTCTTATATTCCTGTCGAGGATTTGCCAATACTTACATTGATTAAACCCAGATTGGATTCCAAAAATATTTATGTTGATACAAAAAAAATAAAGCAGCGAGTTTTACGTTATAAGCAAAGGTTGGATTGGATGTTGGAATACATTACCAACTCGGATAAATGTAGAACAAGATTGTTGTGCGCCTATTTTGATGAAATTTTACAGCAAAATTGCGATGTTTGTGATGTTTGCAATGCTCATAAAAACGAACTAAGTGCTAAAGAGTTCGAAAAGATAGAAGCACACATACTAGAATTATTAAAAAAAGGGAATATTACATTGGAGGAGCTTAAAACAAAGTTGCCTATATTTAAGGAGAAAAAAATTGTAGAGGTAGTAAGGTGGTTGCACGAATACAAAAAAATTGTACTAAAGAACACTGCTCTTTCGCTCAAATGA
- a CDS encoding branched-chain amino acid aminotransferase, producing MITTSPSIAIKKVKTSRISEIEENNLGFGKYFSDHMLVADYSNEEWQSATIQPYEKLLFSPSTSAFHYGQAIFEGMKAYRFDTGEIALFRPFSNWKRFNISAERMAMPIVPEDLFIEGLKQLVQLDKEWIPKTSGSSLYIRPFMIGTDEYVGVKASDTYKFMIFTTPVGQYYSAPVKVLVETNYIRAVEGGIGYVKAAGNYGRSLFPTKLAQQRGYQQIIWTDARNHRFIEESGTMNVIFVIDDIIITPPIGDTILSGITRDSVLALARDWGYRVQERKISLDEIVDAHKRGTLQEAFGAGTAATIAHISTIGFEGKDYELPPVEGNIFSNRVKKELENIRHGRAEDKHNWMVKVS from the coding sequence ATGATTACTACATCACCCTCAATTGCAATAAAAAAAGTGAAAACTTCAAGAATCTCAGAAATTGAGGAAAATAATTTAGGATTTGGCAAATACTTCTCAGACCATATGCTTGTTGCTGACTATTCGAATGAAGAATGGCAAAGTGCAACAATTCAACCCTACGAGAAATTATTATTTAGTCCTTCTACCTCTGCTTTTCATTACGGACAAGCAATATTTGAAGGGATGAAAGCATACCGTTTTGACACCGGTGAAATAGCTTTGTTCCGCCCTTTTTCTAATTGGAAACGATTTAATATATCTGCCGAACGAATGGCAATGCCAATTGTTCCGGAAGATTTGTTTATTGAAGGATTAAAGCAACTGGTTCAATTGGATAAAGAATGGATTCCAAAAACATCGGGGTCTTCTTTATATATCCGTCCTTTTATGATTGGAACTGACGAATATGTTGGTGTTAAAGCATCAGACACCTACAAGTTTATGATTTTTACTACACCTGTTGGACAATATTATTCGGCTCCGGTAAAAGTGTTGGTAGAAACAAATTACATAAGAGCTGTAGAAGGCGGAATTGGATATGTGAAAGCTGCCGGAAATTACGGAAGATCTTTATTTCCAACTAAACTTGCACAACAACGAGGCTACCAGCAAATAATTTGGACAGATGCCCGCAATCATCGATTTATAGAAGAGTCAGGAACAATGAATGTTATTTTTGTGATAGACGATATAATTATAACACCTCCAATAGGAGATACAATTTTATCGGGTATAACTAGAGACAGCGTGCTAGCATTGGCTAGAGATTGGGGTTACAGAGTGCAGGAACGCAAAATCAGCCTTGACGAAATTGTAGATGCTCATAAACGAGGCACTTTACAAGAAGCATTTGGAGCAGGAACCGCAGCTACCATTGCACATATATCTACCATAGGTTTTGAAGGGAAAGATTACGAATTACCTCCTGTAGAAGGAAATATTTTTTCGAATCGTGTAAAAAAAGAGTTGGAGAATATTAGACACGGAAGAGCAGAAGACAAACACAATTGGATGGTAAAAGTGTCGTAA
- a CDS encoding gliding motility-associated C-terminal domain-containing protein: MYYTYSNALKTINGAFIKVVTWGVLFFSLFTNTIFSQCNAFCDNPGFENNTLNKWNFLPTDTVKNTYTNHFIGPQISIQNTGFDSVLALAGHFLPTVNPLNGGQHSVMIGDSYGLDNNGSKISYSFIVTPALANFKYSYAVVINDAGFDHTPAEQPYFSTKIKDQNGAVLPCGGDYKVVGGPNIPNFIKAFDNFSPYNQYGYHYYPLGSVTHPNEPVYYRPWTDVYVDLSNYIGQCVTVEYEVHDCTKGGHFAYAYVDMSCNNFPTFDSSPLSCTTLNGFASAPIGALGYTWSGAGIVSGINNDSIIVNLPGIYTVTMDLAGGCQKTAQVVVANAADFPVASFQASASTCAGLPITLTNTTNTNNIPNPTWQWDFENDGTVDDVTFSPTNTYATDGTYSVKLTATNGLCEHDTIVSIIVNELPVVDFTASNLSGCGSVCTNFNATGLINVGTITNYNWFFSDGSQSSVEDPSKCFTSDGLFSVTVVATSNKGCTASNAKPNFIEVYPTPVADFATLPSSADILNPEIDFVNQSSGATNYSWSFGDGDISTNVNSQHYYDQNSDNSITNYFPQLIAENQYGCKDTVIKKVEIRPVFSLYVPNAFTPNNDGINDIFQLEGVGIREFELLLFNRWGEQIWATTDFANQWDGKSQKLDKTLSQIDVYVWKANVIDIFGSKHILNGHVSLIR, from the coding sequence ATGTATTATACTTACTCAAATGCACTTAAAACAATCAACGGAGCATTTATAAAAGTTGTTACTTGGGGGGTGTTGTTCTTTTCGTTGTTTACTAATACTATTTTTTCTCAGTGTAATGCATTTTGCGATAATCCAGGGTTTGAGAATAATACATTAAACAAATGGAATTTTTTACCCACCGATACTGTAAAGAATACTTACACGAATCACTTTATCGGTCCTCAGATTTCCATTCAAAATACAGGTTTTGATTCTGTGTTAGCTTTAGCGGGTCATTTTTTACCAACAGTTAACCCCTTAAATGGCGGCCAGCATAGCGTTATGATTGGAGACTCCTATGGATTGGACAATAATGGTAGTAAAATATCTTATAGTTTTATTGTAACTCCAGCATTGGCAAATTTTAAGTATTCTTATGCTGTAGTTATAAACGATGCAGGATTTGACCATACTCCTGCCGAGCAACCTTATTTTTCTACAAAAATTAAGGATCAAAATGGAGCCGTTTTACCCTGCGGTGGAGATTATAAAGTAGTGGGTGGGCCAAATATTCCGAATTTCATAAAGGCATTCGATAATTTTTCTCCCTACAATCAATATGGGTATCATTACTATCCATTAGGGTCTGTTACACATCCCAATGAACCTGTTTATTATCGGCCATGGACAGATGTGTATGTAGATTTATCCAATTACATCGGTCAATGTGTTACCGTTGAATACGAGGTCCATGACTGTACAAAAGGAGGGCATTTTGCATATGCTTATGTGGATATGTCTTGCAACAATTTTCCGACATTTGATTCAAGTCCGCTTTCGTGTACTACTCTTAATGGCTTTGCTAGCGCACCAATTGGAGCATTGGGCTATACTTGGTCTGGCGCAGGTATAGTTTCTGGTATAAATAATGATTCTATTATTGTAAATCTACCTGGAATATACACCGTAACAATGGACTTGGCCGGAGGTTGCCAAAAAACAGCTCAAGTTGTTGTTGCAAATGCTGCTGATTTTCCAGTAGCATCATTTCAAGCATCAGCTAGCACATGCGCAGGTTTACCTATTACACTTACCAATACAACGAATACCAACAATATTCCAAATCCTACTTGGCAATGGGATTTTGAAAATGACGGAACGGTGGATGATGTAACGTTTTCTCCAACAAATACGTATGCTACAGACGGAACGTATTCAGTTAAATTAACCGCTACAAATGGGTTATGTGAGCACGATACTATTGTTTCGATAATTGTAAATGAGCTTCCTGTAGTTGATTTTACTGCAAGTAATTTATCAGGCTGCGGTAGTGTTTGTACTAATTTTAATGCAACAGGGTTAATAAATGTTGGTACCATAACAAATTATAATTGGTTTTTTAGTGATGGCTCACAAAGCTCTGTTGAAGACCCTTCTAAGTGCTTTACTTCGGATGGTTTATTTTCGGTAACTGTTGTTGCCACATCCAACAAGGGTTGTACTGCATCAAATGCAAAACCCAATTTTATAGAAGTATATCCAACGCCTGTTGCTGATTTTGCTACGTTGCCAAGTAGTGCTGATATACTAAATCCTGAAATTGATTTTGTTAATCAATCATCCGGTGCAACAAATTATAGTTGGAGTTTTGGTGATGGAGATATCAGCACAAATGTTAATTCGCAGCATTACTACGATCAAAATAGCGATAACTCAATAACAAATTATTTTCCTCAATTGATTGCTGAAAATCAGTACGGATGTAAAGATACCGTTATTAAAAAAGTAGAAATTCGTCCCGTTTTTTCGTTGTATGTTCCTAATGCGTTTACACCCAATAACGATGGAATCAATGATATATTCCAATTAGAAGGAGTTGGAATTAGAGAGTTTGAGTTGCTGCTATTTAATAGATGGGGCGAGCAAATTTGGGCAACTACGGACTTTGCCAATCAATGGGATGGAAAATCGCAAAAACTGGATAAAACTCTTTCTCAAATTGATGTGTATGTGTGGAAAGCCAATGTTATAGATATTTTTGGAAGTAAACATATATTAAATGGACATGTAAGTTTGATTCGGTAG
- a CDS encoding thiol protease/hemagglutinin PrtT — protein MRNRVLLFLVLINVFCVRATTVSLADAHLVAYNYAVSKSAYKNTTVEHRKTFSFITKNGVEKPLYYMFNLNNNGFVLVAADDNVSPILGYSDEGSIDTANVPPAFQSLLNEYSASIKSIIESNTVNQNAQNQWLASLSASPSYLSVQSSVLPLLKTKWGQSGEYNAYCPQGTLTGCVATAVAQLLNYWKYPSQGFGLVSYARPTMGTISANIAATKYDWSIMPNKLLSTSSSTQKDAVAKLMYQCGVSVYMKYGYGVSVAPSGNVVKALKTNFGYSSNVKIIKANQYFPYTQWENALKNELYANRPVYFSGFEDSISGHAFIVDGIDNTGLFHINWGWDGNSNGYFSISNPNPAGVPNGYKLFQTAIVGIEPKTTIPKQTLDITSLASFPSNITFGSSKTFTVSVKNTGTKKISGNFAIVLTNQKNTFVKTLDTAKNISINPGATQKIVFAFSQISVVPSDYKLGVYYLQIGMPQWQLVNTTLSSYPVNFKVVPQTNAIVMNSLINVNPSPLLLTGGCTVTTKVINKGSATFSGSLYASIYKVNGDWVNDIDVKSGITIAPNASIQLVFSNSSNTNLVYGTFYIAIRVKTGSAKPVFVKNTLLFPTSTLKSFVLPNNNTNGNKLDSTIPENSFNDFRFDAKIYPNPVVDYLTIDVTGNDNSFLTNTHIKIIDIKGQLVKEEEMNSLENTINMADLKDGVYFLNIQNGTSIGQQKFIKISSSN, from the coding sequence ATGAGAAATAGAGTTTTACTTTTTTTAGTACTTATAAATGTGTTTTGCGTAAGAGCAACAACGGTTTCTTTAGCAGATGCGCATTTGGTGGCTTATAATTATGCTGTTTCAAAGTCTGCTTATAAAAACACAACGGTAGAGCATAGAAAAACATTTAGTTTCATTACAAAAAATGGAGTTGAAAAACCGCTTTATTATATGTTTAATTTGAATAACAATGGTTTTGTGTTGGTTGCTGCCGATGACAATGTAAGTCCTATTTTAGGCTACTCTGATGAGGGGAGTATCGATACTGCGAATGTTCCTCCTGCTTTTCAAAGTTTGTTAAACGAGTATAGTGCTTCAATTAAATCAATCATAGAATCAAATACCGTAAACCAAAATGCACAAAATCAATGGTTGGCGAGTTTATCCGCTTCTCCGTCATACTTGTCTGTTCAATCAAGTGTTTTGCCATTATTAAAAACGAAATGGGGGCAGAGTGGAGAATATAACGCCTATTGTCCTCAAGGCACGTTAACAGGATGTGTTGCAACTGCCGTTGCTCAACTTCTAAATTACTGGAAATACCCATCTCAAGGTTTTGGACTCGTATCATATGCTAGACCAACAATGGGAACCATCTCAGCAAATATAGCTGCTACTAAGTACGATTGGAGTATTATGCCGAATAAGCTTTTATCAACCAGTTCTTCAACTCAAAAGGATGCTGTTGCTAAATTAATGTATCAATGTGGTGTAAGTGTTTACATGAAGTATGGATATGGTGTAAGTGTTGCTCCATCAGGGAATGTTGTAAAGGCTCTTAAAACAAATTTTGGATATTCATCTAACGTCAAAATAATTAAAGCCAATCAATACTTTCCATATACACAATGGGAGAATGCACTTAAAAACGAATTGTATGCAAACAGACCTGTTTATTTTTCCGGGTTTGAGGATTCAATTTCTGGACATGCCTTTATAGTAGACGGAATAGATAACACAGGACTTTTTCATATTAATTGGGGATGGGATGGCAATAGCAATGGGTATTTTTCAATTTCAAACCCTAATCCTGCAGGAGTTCCCAATGGATACAAGCTTTTTCAAACAGCCATAGTTGGTATTGAACCAAAAACAACTATTCCGAAGCAAACTTTAGATATTACATCTTTGGCTAGTTTTCCGTCTAATATAACTTTTGGGAGTAGTAAAACCTTTACTGTAAGTGTAAAAAATACCGGCACAAAAAAAATTAGCGGCAATTTTGCTATCGTACTTACCAATCAAAAAAATACGTTTGTTAAAACATTAGACACCGCAAAAAACATATCCATTAATCCTGGTGCAACACAAAAAATTGTTTTTGCATTTTCTCAAATAAGCGTGGTTCCTAGTGATTATAAATTGGGTGTATATTACTTGCAAATCGGAATGCCACAGTGGCAATTGGTAAATACTACGCTTTCTAGTTACCCTGTTAATTTTAAGGTCGTTCCGCAAACCAATGCTATTGTTATGAATTCGTTAATTAACGTAAATCCTTCTCCATTGTTACTTACTGGAGGCTGCACAGTAACTACAAAAGTTATTAATAAGGGTTCAGCAACTTTTTCGGGCTCTTTGTATGCCAGTATTTATAAGGTAAATGGCGATTGGGTAAACGATATTGATGTTAAAAGTGGAATTACTATTGCTCCAAATGCATCTATTCAATTAGTTTTTTCTAATTCAAGTAATACCAATCTTGTATATGGAACATTTTATATTGCAATTAGAGTTAAAACGGGAAGTGCAAAGCCTGTATTTGTAAAGAATACACTATTGTTTCCAACTAGTACATTAAAAAGTTTTGTTTTGCCAAATAATAATACAAACGGTAATAAGTTAGATAGCACCATACCGGAGAATTCATTTAATGATTTTCGATTCGATGCAAAAATATACCCTAATCCGGTTGTTGATTATTTAACTATTGATGTAACTGGAAACGATAACTCATTTTTAACCAATACACATATTAAAATAATTGATATAAAAGGGCAATTGGTAAAAGAGGAAGAGATGAATTCTTTAGAAAATACAATAAATATGGCTGATTTAAAGGATGGTGTTTATTTTCTGAACATTCAAAATGGTACTAGTATTGGGCAACAAAAGTTTATAAAGATATCATCTAGTAATTAA
- a CDS encoding DUF1801 domain-containing protein has product MKIAPKNIDEYISTFPVSTQVHLNKIRTLIKRIVPEAIEKMSYAMPTFYLEGNLVHFAAYKHHIGFYPAPSGIIQFQKEVSVYPFSKGAIQFPLDKPIPLKLIEKIVKFRAKENKEKALEKSKRTCKKGHTFYKSSSCPVCPICEKLKIPQQGFLSLLAAPARRALENKGIKTLKSLSTYSEKEILLLHGMGKSTIPILKKVLKDSKLGFRK; this is encoded by the coding sequence ATGAAGATTGCACCAAAGAATATTGATGAATATATTTCAACGTTTCCTGTATCAACTCAGGTTCATTTGAATAAAATAAGAACCCTTATTAAAAGAATTGTTCCGGAGGCAATAGAAAAGATGTCCTATGCAATGCCAACTTTTTACTTAGAAGGGAATTTGGTTCATTTTGCTGCTTACAAACATCATATAGGTTTTTATCCGGCTCCATCTGGTATTATTCAATTTCAAAAGGAAGTTTCTGTATACCCTTTTTCTAAAGGAGCTATTCAATTTCCTTTGGATAAACCTATACCGCTAAAGCTGATTGAAAAAATTGTAAAGTTTAGAGCTAAGGAAAATAAAGAGAAAGCATTAGAAAAAAGTAAAAGAACATGTAAGAAAGGACATACGTTTTACAAAAGTAGTAGTTGCCCTGTTTGTCCAATTTGCGAAAAATTAAAAATACCTCAACAAGGTTTCCTTAGTTTACTTGCAGCACCTGCACGTAGAGCTCTTGAAAATAAAGGAATTAAAACCTTGAAGTCGCTATCTACCTATTCTGAAAAAGAAATTTTACTTTTGCATGGAATGGGAAAAAGTACAATCCCTATACTCAAGAAAGTATTAAAAGACTCAAAACTTGGATTTAGAAAGTAG
- the paaJ gene encoding phenylacetate-CoA oxygenase subunit PaaJ — translation MMIEKIKKILAEIPDPEIPVITIEELGIVRNIELVDGTVNIQITPTYSGCPAMKEIEVDIKKKLQDSGFSKVNIEMIYHPAWTTDWITDAAKEKLRKYGIAPPAHSTVDKGALLGKPKIIACPQCASKNVEMISQFGSTACKALYKCLDCREPFDYFKCI, via the coding sequence ATGATGATTGAAAAAATAAAAAAAATACTAGCAGAAATTCCCGACCCAGAAATTCCGGTAATTACTATTGAAGAGCTTGGAATAGTTAGAAATATTGAGCTTGTTGACGGTACTGTTAACATTCAAATTACTCCTACCTATTCCGGCTGCCCTGCTATGAAAGAAATAGAGGTAGATATAAAGAAAAAACTTCAGGATAGCGGCTTCTCAAAGGTAAACATTGAAATGATTTACCATCCTGCTTGGACAACAGACTGGATAACAGATGCCGCAAAAGAAAAGCTCAGAAAATATGGCATTGCGCCTCCTGCACACAGCACTGTAGACAAAGGAGCTTTACTAGGCAAACCCAAAATTATTGCTTGTCCGCAGTGTGCTTCAAAAAATGTAGAAATGATTTCTCAATTTGGTTCAACCGCCTGCAAAGCATTGTATAAATGCCTTGATTGTAGAGAACCATTTGATTATTTTAAGTGCATATAA
- the mazG gene encoding nucleoside triphosphate pyrophosphohydrolase: MDSRLQAFSRLLTIMDELREKCPWDQKQTMESLRHLTIEETYELADAILDADLNNIKKELGDILLHIVFYAKIGSEKKAFDIESVITSLCEKLISRHPHIYGDVKATTEEEVKENWEKLKLKEGNKSVLSGVPKSLPALVKASRIQDKAKAVGFDWENKNQVWNKVEEELAEFKQEQSQNNKEKMEQEFGDVLFSLVNYARFIDVNPEDALERTNKKFIERFQFIETESKKEGKNIETMSLSEMEHYWNKAKKINN, encoded by the coding sequence ATGGATTCAAGACTTCAAGCTTTTAGCCGACTTTTAACAATCATGGATGAGTTGAGAGAAAAATGTCCGTGGGACCAAAAGCAAACCATGGAAAGCCTAAGGCACCTAACTATTGAAGAAACGTATGAGCTTGCAGATGCTATACTTGACGCAGATTTGAACAACATAAAAAAAGAGTTGGGTGACATCCTTTTACACATCGTATTTTATGCTAAAATAGGCTCAGAAAAAAAAGCATTTGATATAGAGTCTGTAATTACTTCCTTGTGCGAAAAACTAATTAGCAGACATCCGCATATTTATGGTGATGTAAAAGCCACCACAGAAGAAGAAGTAAAAGAAAACTGGGAGAAGTTAAAATTAAAAGAAGGGAACAAATCTGTATTATCAGGTGTTCCAAAGTCATTACCTGCCTTGGTAAAAGCATCCCGTATTCAAGATAAAGCCAAAGCCGTAGGGTTTGACTGGGAGAACAAAAATCAAGTTTGGAACAAAGTAGAAGAAGAATTAGCCGAATTTAAACAAGAACAATCGCAAAACAACAAAGAAAAAATGGAACAAGAATTTGGCGATGTTTTGTTCTCATTAGTCAACTATGCCAGATTTATTGATGTTAACCCGGAAGATGCGTTAGAACGTACCAATAAGAAATTTATTGAACGATTTCAATTTATTGAAACCGAATCAAAAAAAGAGGGAAAAAACATAGAAACCATGTCGCTCTCCGAAATGGAACATTATTGGAATAAAGCAAAAAAGATTAATAATTAG
- a CDS encoding class I SAM-dependent methyltransferase: MNISKDWFVKWFDSPYYPILYKNRNNSEAELFILKLLSHIQLPQNAQILDLACGRGRHALVMSQREEFQVTGIDLSENSISDALKLAKHNLHFFVHDMRNVFKKNSFDLVTNLFTSFGYFETLTEDCQVIEAVFQNLKPNGLFVIDYLNCEKVVGCLPIKEEKSIDSIQFSIDKYIEDDFIFKLIKIRDREKVFNFAEKIRIYKKSYLSELILKSGFSIVDVFGNYNLDTFEASTSDRIVILAQKK, translated from the coding sequence ATGAATATTTCAAAGGATTGGTTTGTTAAATGGTTTGATTCGCCCTATTATCCTATTTTATATAAGAATAGAAATAATTCAGAAGCTGAATTGTTTATACTAAAACTACTTTCGCACATACAACTTCCCCAAAATGCACAAATACTTGATTTGGCGTGTGGAAGAGGAAGACACGCATTGGTAATGTCTCAACGAGAAGAATTCCAAGTTACCGGAATTGACTTATCAGAAAATTCAATTTCTGATGCCTTAAAATTAGCGAAACACAATCTTCATTTTTTTGTGCATGATATGCGCAATGTATTTAAGAAAAACTCATTTGATTTAGTTACCAATCTTTTTACCAGTTTTGGTTATTTCGAAACTCTTACTGAAGATTGTCAGGTAATTGAAGCAGTTTTCCAAAATTTAAAACCAAACGGGCTATTTGTTATTGATTACCTCAATTGCGAAAAAGTAGTTGGGTGCTTACCTATCAAAGAAGAAAAAAGTATTGATTCTATTCAGTTTTCTATTGACAAATATATTGAGGACGATTTTATTTTTAAACTCATTAAAATAAGGGATAGGGAAAAAGTATTTAATTTTGCAGAGAAAATTAGAATTTATAAAAAAAGTTATTTGAGCGAACTGATACTTAAATCAGGGTTTTCAATTGTGGATGTATTTGGCAATTACAATTTAGATACTTTTGAAGCAAGTACTTCAGACAGAATAGTTATACTAGCGCAAAAAAAATAG
- a CDS encoding ZIP family metal transporter, which produces MDTLSYILLISTILIGGSSVLLFKYNDTFLKLLLSFSGAYLFSISVLFLVPEVYSQPMNLPAGIFILIGFFLQILIELFSEGIEHGHIHVHSHKEHTFPLTMMIALSIHSFLEGMPLANNFINEASEHISHHHSSSGVGKSLLIGIILHNIPISIALTSMLLKSGLSNTKSFIWLFVFAIMTPLGTITAQVLKDQIQNISFFSNMLMGLVIGIFLHISTTILFEASNNHKFNLIKFVTIVLGALAAMSMLL; this is translated from the coding sequence TTGGACACACTTTCCTACATATTGTTAATATCTACCATCTTAATAGGTGGCAGTTCTGTTTTGTTATTCAAATACAATGACACATTTTTAAAACTATTATTATCTTTTAGTGGAGCTTATCTATTTTCAATAAGTGTACTTTTTCTTGTTCCGGAAGTTTACTCTCAGCCAATGAACCTGCCTGCAGGAATATTTATTTTAATTGGCTTTTTTCTACAAATACTTATCGAGCTATTTTCAGAAGGTATCGAACATGGACACATACATGTACATTCGCACAAAGAACATACATTTCCGCTAACCATGATGATTGCATTATCTATTCATTCTTTTTTAGAAGGGATGCCACTGGCAAATAATTTTATAAATGAAGCCTCCGAACACATATCTCATCATCACAGCTCCTCAGGTGTAGGAAAGTCTTTGCTTATAGGAATAATACTACATAACATTCCTATTTCAATTGCCTTAACAAGTATGCTTTTAAAAAGTGGATTATCTAATACTAAAAGTTTTATTTGGCTTTTTGTTTTTGCAATTATGACCCCACTAGGAACTATCACAGCTCAGGTGTTAAAAGACCAGATTCAAAACATTTCGTTCTTCTCCAACATGTTAATGGGACTGGTAATTGGTATATTCTTGCACATTTCTACCACAATTTTATTTGAGGCTAGTAACAACCACAAATTTAATTTGATAAAATTTGTAACCATCGTATTAGGCGCACTGGCAGCTATGAGTATGTTGTTATAA